The DNA region aagggggagaaagagagagagagagagaaagatgtatatttcacatataatatataaaattagattaacttatattttgtatctttatatattaacttatcatttaattttttttttttttacttctacttgattattatttgatataattaatttagacCAAGTTAGAACAGTTTAATCTGacttatcgaattattatttaatcgataaatttacaaGAACAATTAATTGATGCCACCTTTAGAATTTCAAATATCAGACAAATCGGACCATATCAGATCAAATTGTAATCTATTATGTACAATCATAATATCCAAAATTCATATATTGGATAGATCTTATATGGCTCCTGTCTAaacttgtaataataataatataattcttattataaaatgaaaatattgagagatacattttatttaagaacatttttttttctttgttttttactttcatttactCGTAAAAGTAAtcatgataaattattttttcttttatattcatctttattattatatgtatactatcactattaatgatattaaatatttatacgcaagaatacaaatgtttatatattttttttctattgatcATGTTTCCAATCTATAAATGCTTGATATATGAACTGTGGCACATATATCGAAGAGttttatggaaaaagaaaatggcggAGATCATTTCAGTCGCCATTCATAACGACGTAGCAAATAAAAAGCATGTTATGTATTTATCGACTTGTTGCGGTATATGAAAAGTCACCTTATGTATAACTGCATAAAAAAGTCAAACAATAAgtttatctgtatatatattttattatattcagtATAACCTGTGAGAAGAACAGTTGGTAGTGTAGTTGGTAATAGTAGGCAAATCGAATGTACAGACATCATAAgtatcgattgaaatattcgTTGAACGATTTAATCAAACTCGATTTTTGATAGCTTATGCTATTTAGAACGTTAGTGCACGATAGTGATCATCttgctatttatttttataaagtttaatttgtttttcaatattaacaAAGCGTCGATATAAAAATGGCTTCTGCCAAAATTGATTGGGGGAAATTTGCTGAAGAACAAGATAAATTAGCTTCTAAGGTAATGTCATCCTCGCATATTCGAATACCGGTATAACCATgctctttttgtttattttatctacAAATGTTTTAAGTATAAACAGTTTAAGAAAAACAATAGtgaatgtaaaaattttgttattgctttgtatatatccataataatatatttataaaatacatttatctacatatttactttcttcttttacttctttctgcAGGTAACAAATTTAAATCTAGAGAAGCCAAAAGAAACATCAGGAAATGCAAATGAGGATACAAAAAGTGATGATGGTACAGAAGAACAGATTTCACCGGcagaaaaatctttattgCAAAAAATTATAAGGAAAGGATTGGTTGAAACCACAAAAGATATAGAAGTACAAAGAAAGGATCCGTCATCTCCATTATATAGTGTTAAATCTTTTGAAGCACTTCATCTGTGAGTTTTCTGATAATGtatcttatatgtatatataaagtctTAATTATAACTTAatgtaaaatgtttataaaatattatttatataataatttctgtaTAGTAAACCTGCATTATTAAAAGGAGTTTATGCAATGGGTTTTAATGCACCATCAAAGATTCAAGAAACAGCGTTACCAACTTTGCTTGCCGATCCGTaagtgaaatataataaactaattaatattagatttataatagattaattatcataagaaaaataaatattgaaaattcttaGGCCTCATAATATGATAGCACAATCACAATCTGGAACTGGTAAAACTGCAGCATTTGTATTAGCCATGTTAAGTAGAGTAGATACAAATAAGGATTATCCACAAGTACTTTGTTTATCACCTACATATGAATTAGCGATACAAACTGGAGAAGTTGCTGCTAAAATGTCACGTTTCTGTCCTGAAATTAAATTGAAGTATGCTGTTAGAGGGgaagaaagtaatattttaatttaaatatgtgtacatatatatatatatatatatatatataatttatacataatatatgttatgcctttatatgtattataatctttttacttattagaattttttaatttcagttCCACGTGGCACAAAAATCAAAGATCATATCATTATAGGAACACCAGGAAAAGTTTTAGATTGGGCActcaaatttaaattttttaatttatacaaaatctcAGTTTTTGTCCTTGATGAAGCTGATGTAATGATAGCAACACAAGGCCATCAAGACCAATGTATCCGCATTCAcaagtaatatatttgatatattatacatcaacacatttttaaagtaaaaaatgatatatttaatttatacgttatatatttatttatagattacTTTCACGCACATGTCAAATGATGTTTTTCTCAGCAACATATGAAGCTGCAGTAATGGCATTTGCTGAAATTATAGTTAGCAATCCTCTCATAATACgattaatgaaagaagaagaaagtttagataacattaaacaatattatgtCAAATGCAAAGACATAGATGAAAAATATGCAGCTATTACCAATATTTATGGTGTAATAACAATCGGACAAGCGATTATTTTCTGCCatgtatgatataattttttgcatTGTtgctaatataataattcgtctatatattaaatcatGGTTTTTTTAGACCAAGAAAACGGCTAGTTGGTTAGcagaaaaaatgacaaaagatGGTCATGCAGTAGCAGTTTTAACTGGTGAATTAACAGTAGAACAAAGAATTTCTGTATTGGATAGATTTAGGGCCGGCCTGGAAAAAGTTCTTATTACAACGAACGTATTAGCAAGAGGTatataatcttaattttttctaatataaaggtactgttaaaatataagagaaagaaatttatatttataaatttataggtATCGACGTGGAGCAAGTAACTATAGTAGTAAATTTTGATTTACCAATGGATCAAAATCGTCAAGCTGATTGCGAAACATATTTACATAGAATCGGTAGGACAGGACGTTTTGGCAAATCTGGAATTGCcattaatttaatagattCGTCACACGCAATGCAATTATGTAAAGACATAGAAAAACATTTTGGAAAGAAGATACAATACCTCGACGCAGAAGATGcagatgaaattgaaaaaattggtGCATAAATCATTTTACGTAGAATGTCAAGGACGATTCTGTATCAGTTATTTATAGCTATAATTTGCTATAAAGTATTCTAAAAATGAACTCATATTTGAACCATCTGCAATgccatatatttcttttccaataGCACATATTTCTACTAAACAAGTCttatacttatttttcattatgtatatttatcggCTTATATTAGTTAATGATATGGTGATtggataagaaatataaataaatgaaattcagGAATATAATTACAACGATATACTCTctatagaaaggaaaaagatgtttttatataatgtatgaaaTGTTCTTATCCATAATAGGTTaatacgatttaattattatctccctgattttgtatataaaacaacaaatatttactttcCCATACCcgtgtaaaaataaaacttatccaaggaaaaaaaatacaaaataacaaatttgtaCGTCATCATATATTGAAAATCATGTAAGAGAACATATTCATAAGTTATTTCATACTTGTATGATGGCATTACAGATCATAGcatatacaattaataaaataaacttactTTCTAAATATTACATGTACGAAGTTTTTTTATTGTGTATAAACAGGatttattgaagaaaaatatgtaaaattattttccatttattgaaactaaaaaaatgaaaataactaTGCTATtgacaaaagtaaaaaacgaaaaatgaaaagaacagAGATTACTATTTGAAgatgtaaattatatagattttcattcttatttacgaaaatacaaaaattttatgcATATAATGATGATTAATTTCGAGTTACGCATGTGCGTATTCAACgttattcgttatatatatatattgaaattctgtacaatttttattttaagtagATCTTAAGGATTTATGCTCTTCATTTGGATTATATAACCAAAATAgctaaatagaatataaaagtaatatagaCACAAAAAatacttcaaatatttttttactcaaATCGTTTGAGTATTAACACTGgacatatataatgtaacatatttttgtacataaattatattacctGCAGCATTACATGCTATTTGCATTATATTCAAATCATTtgacaaaaagagaattttcgtgatttttcagaaatatgtgtatgtatttgacGTAACGTTTACAAACGCgtaaaaaaaacaatggaaCGTACTGTTATGACTCCATGGCCATTATAGCGATCGATCTTTacctctttcttattttaactGTTCAAACAATAACTTGATATTTGAACTGATTCTACAGATTTCAATTGTAATTGTGTAGAATAATCAGTCTTTTTATTACATGCCCATTCCACCCATACCACCCATGCCACCCATGCCACCCATACCACCCATTGGTGTTTGTGATTCTTCTTTAGGCAATTCAGTTACAACTGCCTCTGCAGTCGTAAGCAATGATGCAACTCCTGCTGCATCCGTAAGTGCTGTGCGTACTACTTTAGTAGGATCAATAATACCTTTTTCTATCATATCAACATATTCGTCATTTAATGCGTCATAGCCAAGTTTTCCATCGCTGACTTTTGCAACAACAAGACTTGCATCTACACCTGCATTTAGAGCAATTTGCAAGCATGGCATTCTCAAAGCATTCGCTACAATTTTGATACCTATTGCTTGATCAGTATTGGATGCTTTTAATTGTTGTAATGATGGAGCACATCTTAACAAAGCAGTTCCACctaaaagcaaataaaatatatattagaaattaatattaaaatgataaacattagttatatatttaaattataagatGAACTTACCTCCAGGTACAATACCTTCCTCGACAGCAGCTCTAGTAGCATTCAATGCATCAGTAACACggtcctttttttcattaacttCTACTTCACTACTTCCACCAACTCTTAAAACTGCTACACCTGTTGTAATTTTTGCAAGTCGTTcttgcaatttttctttctcatagtCAGATGTGGTGTCATTAATTTGATCTCTAATTTGTTCCGCTCTTCTGTCAATATCACTCTTCTTCCCTTTACCATTTAAGAAGAGTGTATCATCCTTTGTAATGACAACTTCTCCAACTTGCCCTAAGTCGCTTAActggaataaaattttttttcttattaataaaaatgaccAAACTATATTATTATGGATTACTAGtaaatcttataattaaatttacctGTACATCTTCCAGTTTAACAAGATTTGCATCATCTCCAAAAACTATACCACCTGTAGAAATGGCCATATCTTGCAGAGTTGCTTTTCTGTTTTCACCAAAACCAGGTGCTTTAACTGCAGCTACTTGCAATCCAATTTTTAATCTGTTAACAACTAAAGTTGACAATGCTTCCCCATCAATATCTTCTGCAATTATAACAAGTGGCTTGCGCTGTGTATTTGCTAACTCCAAAGCAGGTATAATACTTTGTAcagatgatattttcttttcactaaAGAGTAATAATGCATCTTGAAATTCTACTTTGGCACCTTTACTAGAATTTATGAAGTATGGAGAAATATATCCTCTATCAAATTTCATTCCTTCTATGACTTCAAGTTCATCATGAAGGGTCTTCCCATCTTTCACTGTAATAACACCTTCATTACCAACTTTTCTCATGGCATCAGAAATTAGATTTCCAATAGTCTTATCTCCATTAGCAGATATAGTGGCTACTTGAGCAATTTCTTCAGATGTTGTTACAGGTTTGCTTAAAAgctttaattcttctttaattttgtcGACGGCTAACATTACTCCTAAAATAATGAACAggttatttttagaatataaaatacctAATTATATAATGGTATAATTAAGATCAAGATAGCAAAGATTTTTTTACCTCTTCTGATTTCAACAGGATTAGCACCTTTACTAATCTTTTCAAAACCTTCTTTAGCTATTGCTCTGGCTAAAACAGTAGCCGTTGTAGTTCCATCTCCAGCTTCTTCATTGGTATTATTAGCCACATCCTGTACTAATTTTGCTCCAATATTCTGGAACTTATCTTTTAATTCAACTCCTTTAGCTACTGTTACACCGTCTTTAGTAATTTTGGGGCTACCCCAACTTTGTTCCAGAATAACATTACGTCCTTTAGGGCCCATTGTCACAGCTACGGCATCTGCTAAAATATCTACACCTTGCAACATCAATGCTCG from Vespula pensylvanica isolate Volc-1 chromosome 12, ASM1446617v1, whole genome shotgun sequence includes:
- the LOC122633560 gene encoding DEAD-box helicase Dbp80 isoform X2, whose product is MLCIYRLVAVTNLNLEKPKETSGNANEDTKSDDGTEEQISPAEKSLLQKIIRKGLVETTKDIEVQRKDPSSPLYSVKSFEALHLKPALLKGVYAMGFNAPSKIQETALPTLLADPPHNMIAQSQSGTGKTAAFVLAMLSRVDTNKDYPQVLCLSPTYELAIQTGEVAAKMSRFCPEIKLKYAVRGEEIPRGTKIKDHIIIGTPGKVLDWALKFKFFNLYKISVFVLDEADVMIATQGHQDQCIRIHKLLSRTCQMMFFSATYEAAVMAFAEIIVSNPLIIRLMKEEESLDNIKQYYVKCKDIDEKYAAITNIYGVITIGQAIIFCHTKKTASWLAEKMTKDGHAVAVLTGELTVEQRISVLDRFRAGLEKVLITTNVLARGIDVEQVTIVVNFDLPMDQNRQADCETYLHRIGRTGRFGKSGIAINLIDSSHAMQLCKDIEKHFGKKIQYLDAEDADEIEKIGA
- the LOC122633560 gene encoding DEAD-box helicase Dbp80 isoform X1, producing the protein MASAKIDWGKFAEEQDKLASKVTNLNLEKPKETSGNANEDTKSDDGTEEQISPAEKSLLQKIIRKGLVETTKDIEVQRKDPSSPLYSVKSFEALHLKPALLKGVYAMGFNAPSKIQETALPTLLADPPHNMIAQSQSGTGKTAAFVLAMLSRVDTNKDYPQVLCLSPTYELAIQTGEVAAKMSRFCPEIKLKYAVRGEEIPRGTKIKDHIIIGTPGKVLDWALKFKFFNLYKISVFVLDEADVMIATQGHQDQCIRIHKLLSRTCQMMFFSATYEAAVMAFAEIIVSNPLIIRLMKEEESLDNIKQYYVKCKDIDEKYAAITNIYGVITIGQAIIFCHTKKTASWLAEKMTKDGHAVAVLTGELTVEQRISVLDRFRAGLEKVLITTNVLARGIDVEQVTIVVNFDLPMDQNRQADCETYLHRIGRTGRFGKSGIAINLIDSSHAMQLCKDIEKHFGKKIQYLDAEDADEIEKIGA
- the LOC122633559 gene encoding heat shock protein 60A, which translates into the protein MYRLPSMMRSVALRQMQLQTRTYAKDVRFGAEVRALMLQGVDILADAVAVTMGPKGRNVILEQSWGSPKITKDGVTVAKGVELKDKFQNIGAKLVQDVANNTNEEAGDGTTTATVLARAIAKEGFEKISKGANPVEIRRGVMLAVDKIKEELKLLSKPVTTSEEIAQVATISANGDKTIGNLISDAMRKVGNEGVITVKDGKTLHDELEVIEGMKFDRGYISPYFINSSKGAKVEFQDALLLFSEKKISSVQSIIPALELANTQRKPLVIIAEDIDGEALSTLVVNRLKIGLQVAAVKAPGFGENRKATLQDMAISTGGIVFGDDANLVKLEDVQLSDLGQVGEVVITKDDTLFLNGKGKKSDIDRRAEQIRDQINDTTSDYEKEKLQERLAKITTGVAVLRVGGSSEVEVNEKKDRVTDALNATRAAVEEGIVPGGGTALLRCAPSLQQLKASNTDQAIGIKIVANALRMPCLQIALNAGVDASLVVAKVSDGKLGYDALNDEYVDMIEKGIIDPTKVVRTALTDAAGVASLLTTAEAVVTELPKEESQTPMGGMGGMGGMGGMGGMGM